ACAGTAAAGCACAAGATGATAATACTAAATCTACAGCTTCTAATACAGAAGCAAAGGGAATAAATACAGAAGCAGAATCTACCAATACCGAAGCTACAACAGCAAATACAGAAGCCAAGAATCTTAATACCGAAGCAGAAAACGCAAAAGGTGGTATAGAAAATACAGCTAAAAGAGAAGCAGAAACAGTAGCGACAAAAGAAAGTACAATTGCACAAGAAGCTAATACTCTTGCTAGTGGCAAAGGTGTAAAAGCTACAGAAGAATTAGGAAAAACCGTAGCAGAAACTGCGGGTAAAGCTGGAATTGCTGGAGAAGCTGTGGCTGGTTTAGGAGAAGCTGGAGAACTTGGTGCTGGTGCTTTGGCTGGTGCTAGTACAGCTACAGTTGGTTTAGGTACTGCTTTAGCTACAGTTGCTTTACCTATTGCTGGTGTTGTTGCTGGGATAGGTGCTTTAAGTTATGGCGCTTATAAATTTGTTAAATGGGGAACAGATGATGCAATACCCACTACAGATATATTCAATAATAAATATAAAGAAACCAGTCAAGTAATAGATGATAATGGAAACGCTATAAATGTTACTACCACTAAGATGCTTAACTTTAGTAAAGCTACAAAAGATAATGTTACTGCCTATATGGATTTAGAAAAACAAGCGGTAAAAACTGGTATATCTATAGCTGAAAGTAATAATAAATTAGGCATTACTCCAGAACAATTAGCTAAAGTAAAGGGTACTTATGACCAAATGACAGGAGTTGTAAATAATGCAATAGATAAGCGAACCAAAGATGAAGAAGGAAAACTAAAAGATTTATTTAGTAAAAGTACAACCATAACTGGACAAGAACAACAAGTAATGTTACAGCAAATACAAACCAGTGCAGACCAAAGAAAACAGAAAACCCAAGAGTTAGAAACTCAATTAACGACTATTTATCAAAATGCTAGTAATCAACATCGAAATCTAACAACACAAGAAGAGCAACAAGTTAACAATATCCAAGCACAAATGAGAGCTAATGCAGTTAAAAATTTGTCTGATAGTAGTATCCAACAAAAAGTATTATTAGAAAGATTAAAAGACGATCATAATCATATAACACAGCAAGAAGCAGAAGAAGTAATCCAGAATGCAAATAAAGCAAGAGATGGTGCAGTTAGTGCAGCTAATACAAAATACAATGATGTAGTTGCCAACGCAATATATGAAAGAGATGTAACACATACTTTAAGTTCAGATCAAGCAGATAAGGTAATAAAAGAAGCAGGAAGACAGAAGGAACAATCCATTTCAGAAGCAGAAAAACAAAGAAGTGGAGTTATAGATAAGGTTCAGAAGATGGGCGGAGAAGCTGTTAGTCAGATAAATACAGACACAGGGAAAATGACAACTCGATACCAGCAATGGTCTAAAGATATTGAAGGCATATTATCCGGTACTATTAGTTTCTTTAAAAATCATCCTATAGTCGCTCAAATAGTACAATTAGGTGCAGATGCGTTAGGCGCTGGCGGCGCGACAAAGGCTATAACTGGTAAAAACGCAAGAGGTACTTCAAATTGGCAAGGCGGTTTAACTACTATGCATGAAGCTGGATGGGAAGTTTATAACCTACCACAAGGTACTAAAATATATAACCACGAAGCAAGTGAGTTCATGGTGAAGCAGACAGCACAAGAGGTTGCTAAAAGTGTTCTTGCTGGGTTTAGTGGTAATGGAAATAATCAACCTATTGTAGTTGAGATGTATATGGATAAAGATAAGGTAGGAAGAGCAGTAGCTAGTACTGTAAGTAATCAAATTTATAGAAACAGTAGGAGGGGATAAGGCTATGCAAATGCTTATAAATGGAACAGATTTAACACAATATAATAGTAGATTAATTAATTTAGATATACAACCATCTAGTGTTAATAATTCGGATGAATGGCTAAGAGATAGTTTAACCCCTCTTAACTTACATCAGCAATTTGAATATAAAAAGATAACAGCAGAGATTTTAGTAATTGGAAATAATAGAGAAGATGCTTTATTAAAAGTTTCTCAAATAACTAATTTATTAAAATTCACAGCAACTATACAATTTGATAATATGAGTTACTTCTATGATTGCAAATTAAGTGGTACACCAAGCCTTACTAAAGGTGTTATTGTAAACAAAGTTGTTATGACTTGCGATTTTAACGCAATTTGTTATAAGTCGGAGGAATCACATGGTTTTAATGGCTCTATAGTAGTAACCAACAATGGTACTATGGAATGTCCGTGTGATATTACCATTACAGAACCAGTTGACACACCAATAGTTACTATTAAAGGAATAACCGAAGAAGATATAAGAGTTTTGTATCTTAAGAAAGATATTCCTATAACTATAAGCGGAGAAAATAAGACCATTACAGAGCCAGACCTAGACCATTGGATTTCAGATTCTACTGGCAATGGCAAATGGATTTATAAGTACTGGAATATAGCAATGTCTAATAGTCCAGAACTAACAGCAAGACCAAACATATTACCTACTAAAGATTTTATAGATAAGAGTGTTTCTTGCTACCATCAAGAGTTATTATCTGATAGTACAAATTTAGTTTATAACGATATAACCAATATTATAGGAAGTATAAAGACAGGTTTATATGTAAATAGTGCCAAGAGTGTATCATTTCAATTCAAACATGATGATGGTGTAAATGTATATCTAAATAATAATAGCGTATATAGTAGTGCTAATGCAGAAATAAACACACCAGATAATCCAAATTATCCTACGATTACATTAGCATTACAGCAAGGTTGGAATGTACTAGAATTTGTATATATAAATCATCTATCAGAAGGTGGAGTATATGCACTAACACAAAAGTCAAGTGATATGGTAGATGGGCTTAATTGTTACTATGCAAGAGATTTAAGCTATTTAGAAGTTGCTAATAAATTTGCAGAAGTGACTTTATGGGAATTTCCTAAATTAGAGGTTGGCATAAATACAATAGCCCTATCCGATAATAATGCGGTTGCAAGTATTGCCCATAAGCCAAGATTTTTATAGAAAGGAGGGCGATTAATGGTTTTATTATTAGATACAAGTAGAAATAAAATAGGAAATATAGATGTATATAAAGATATGTCCATAACTAAAGAAGTTAAAAAGTTAGATAATTTATCTATATATATACCAATTACAGATCCAAATTATAATGTTGTTGCCGAAGAATATTATATAAGAACAAAAGATAATGAGTATGTAATAAAAGAAATAAATATAAATGATGATAATTATAAAGAACTTTATTGCGAGGTTAATGTAGAAGAATTAAAAGGCACATTAGTAGAAGACTTTAACCAGGTCCAAGGTCAGTGTGAAGGCACAGCTAATTTAGCTTTATCTTATACTAATGGATGGAGCGTAGCATATTGTGATGTTAATAAGAAAAGGAATGTAGTAAAGAAACAATGTACTGTCTACGACATTATACAAGAAATACAAGACATATATAAATGCGATATAGTTTTTAATGCTATAAATAAAGAAATATTTATATATCAATCAGTGGGAAGTGATAAAGGTGTATATTTTACAGAGGAATTAAATCTTAAGCAATTGCAATTACAAAGTAACACTAACGATTATATTACACAGTTAATACCGATTGGTAATAATAACATGACTATAGAAAGTGTAAATAATAACCTAAAGTATATAAGTAATTACCAATATACTACTAAAGTAATACAGGCTTATTGGATAGACAACAGATACACAATTCCACAGGATTTATATGAAGATGCGGTAGAAAGACTCAATGAACTTAGCAAACCTAAAAGAAGCTATAGTGTATCTGTAATAGACTTAGCAAAAATAAATAAAGACTATGCTATATTAGATTTTGATATTGGCGATAGTATTACTTTGTTGAGTAAAAGTAAGAAAATAAGAGATAATCAGAGGATAAAAAAGATAACTATA
The Clostridium felsineum DSM 794 DNA segment above includes these coding regions:
- a CDS encoding phage tail tape measure protein — protein: MADQTKKINIQYILDDSGFSKSLQGINSNLKLNKSALNEANIGVKAFGESNANLTKVQKSLQDVIASSKQKVDLYAESIQKTSTKLQDNIEKRAKLKEELDMEKEKLEGAISAYGKESEVTQNVRDKIADLTEQYNKADKAVETNAKSIESLNTKMNNAIADTEKYEGQLKKTNDTISKNNNVWLNSGKVLTDTSKKIITVGEGMSSVGSAVTTKFTLPFVGAVGIAVKSGADFEHQMADIRKELIASGENVDEVDSLMKEMSTDSLQWSGDFGQSTSDINAGLLTMKKDGYSGREAIDDLKISLTTARGANESLTDVINTLGGSLEAYGMKTENAAQNTQNMAHIADSFAYIANHTKSSVTSLGEGISIAGQTLSQMNQPIEVTSAAIGELESNNIDASTAANALKAGFVNLVRPTDAMAGAMKQMNLQVVDSKEQMKQLPDIIDGIKKGTQGWTEEQRNNAIATLFGKESLASWNALINKGGDNLRTLSNGAKNSTGEVNRLSDSMKNTPVNQFKELEGSVKALGVSIGEDVLPTLTPLIQDATGAVKAFGSLDDGTKRLILEIGTGVAVGGLAINVIGKTVDSAGKLLKVFGQIGDYVGKKVFEKSVKDNSKAQDDNTKSTASNTEAKGINTEAESTNTEATTANTEAKNLNTEAENAKGGIENTAKREAETVATKESTIAQEANTLASGKGVKATEELGKTVAETAGKAGIAGEAVAGLGEAGELGAGALAGASTATVGLGTALATVALPIAGVVAGIGALSYGAYKFVKWGTDDAIPTTDIFNNKYKETSQVIDDNGNAINVTTTKMLNFSKATKDNVTAYMDLEKQAVKTGISIAESNNKLGITPEQLAKVKGTYDQMTGVVNNAIDKRTKDEEGKLKDLFSKSTTITGQEQQVMLQQIQTSADQRKQKTQELETQLTTIYQNASNQHRNLTTQEEQQVNNIQAQMRANAVKNLSDSSIQQKVLLERLKDDHNHITQQEAEEVIQNANKARDGAVSAANTKYNDVVANAIYERDVTHTLSSDQADKVIKEAGRQKEQSISEAEKQRSGVIDKVQKMGGEAVSQINTDTGKMTTRYQQWSKDIEGILSGTISFFKNHPIVAQIVQLGADALGAGGATKAITGKNARGTSNWQGGLTTMHEAGWEVYNLPQGTKIYNHEASEFMVKQTAQEVAKSVLAGFSGNGNNQPIVVEMYMDKDKVGRAVASTVSNQIYRNSRRG